CATCAGCGGTGTCGGCGTGATTGAGCTTATCTATTTGGTTCAAGACAACAAGGGTGACTGCTCCATGGGTGGCCATCGGGCGCAGAAAGTCGTTGTGCACGGCGGCATCTGCATACTTCTGTGGGTCCAGCACCCAGACCAGGACGTCCACCATCCCGACCATTCGCTGGACTACCTCCCGGTTCTCCACTTTCGTTGAGTCAAAGTCGGGAAGGTCCAGCAGGATCAGGCCGCTCTCCGCAGTGGCCAGGCCGGGCATCCCAGGCAGGCTGTGCCGCTCCTGCACACCGAGCCAGTCCAGCAACGGCCCGCTGCCTTCCTCGCCCCAGATTCCTGCCAACGGCGCGGACGTCGTGGGCCGACGGGCTGCCGCGGTTGCGAGATTGCTGCTGGAAACGGCATTGAACAAGGATGACTTGCCACTTCCTGTGGCCCCGAAAAAGCCCACCACCGTGTGCCCTGCAGACAACGAGCGTCTGGACGTGGCCCGTTCAAGGACTTCATACACCGAATCCAGTTCCGGCTCGGGCAGCACCCCTTCGGCCAGTTCGCGTGCTGTATTCAGCGCTTCAAGGCGCCGCTGGAGTTGAGACGATTCCCGGATTTGGCTGTGCCGACTCATGCGGCCCCAGCCAAGCGGCGGAGGGACTTGGCGTGGCGGGCGAGGTCCATGCCGCTATGCACGGTGTCAGCGTCCAGACCAGTGGCCTCCAGCCGGCCAAGGAACCTGTCCCGCTCCTCGTCGAGAAGGCGCTGGCAGTACGTATGGAGATCGGCCCTGGCCTGCTGGGCCAGCCGACGCACGGCATCTTCACCGAAGACAGCTTCAAGCAGCTTCTGTCCAACAACGGCCGTTCCACCGGCAATGCCTAGCTCCAATCCGGTCAAACCGGCAGTCATGGAGAAAACCACCACCATCAGCGCTGCGCCGAGCCCGTTCACGCCGAAGGAGAGCCAACGGGCCTGGGTGCGTTTTTCCTGGCCCTGGGTCCGGATCAGTTCCATGAGCCCCTCCTGCCAGGAACGGATGGCGGCAGCGGCCTTCGCGTCAAAGCCAGGACTGGTGCCGGAAAGGTCTGCTACACCCAGGAGCTGGCGGCCTGCCGTATCCGAGCGCCAGCGCCGGTCCACGTTTTCTGCGGCATTGGCGGCCTCATCAAGAATCACGGCTTGCAAACCTGTTTCGATCGCGGTCTCGACTTTCACAGCCGGGGCTGGTTCACCTCTGAAGAATGCCCCCATCCGGTCCCGCATGCGCCCTATGTTTTGCTCCAGTGCACGGAAGAATTCACCCGTGCCCACAAAATCCTGCCATCGAGCGAGCACTTCCCCGCGGAGCAGCGCACCGTCCTTGGTTGCTTCCAGAATGCGGAGTAGGGCGTCGTCGTATTCGTGAACGCAGACGGAGCGCAGCTCGTGGGCCGCAGCATCCTGGGCCGCAGCCGCAACTGCAATACGTTCAAACCGGTTACTCACGGCGTTAACTGCACCATTGAGCGTGCGGCGCGCGACCTCCGCCCGCCCGGCGGCATCCGCCGCCAGGTTCGCAAGCCAAAGACGCAAGCCGCTGACAGCTTCGGCCGGCAGCATTCCCAAATCGTCCAAATCGCTTTCCTGCACCACGAAGAGTTCCGCACCAGCCAGTCCCTGGTGGTCCAACATTGCCTTAAGGTCCGTCGTGACTTCTTCCTCCGCTGCCGGTGGCACGCGGTCCAGCACCACGGCTACCGTGATGTCCCGCGACGCCGCATCCACGAGCAGGCGCCAAGGCACGGCGTCGGCGTATCTGTTGGCCGTGGTCACGAACACCCAAAGATCGGCCGCGGCCAGCAACTGGCCTGCGAGCCTTCGGTTGTCATCTGAAATCGAGTCGACGTCGGGCGCATCCAGAATCGCGATGCCCCGAGGTACCTGATCGTGTGCCAGGAGCACCAGCGAGGCAATCGACTGGGCATCCGGTGTGACACCGGCTTGACGTGCAGGCAGCGGATCCGCGGACACTCGGCCCCTGACGCGGTCCAGGTTGGGAAGTATGCGCTGGCCCTCAAACCACTCCGCGTCCTGCGGGTGGTGAAGGAGGATGGGCTGGCGCGTCGTGGGCCTGATGGCCCCGGCGCGTGTCACCGGGTAACCCACAAGGGCATTGACCAGCGTCGACTTACCGGCGCCAGTGGAACCGCCGACGACGGCCAACAGTGGAGCGTCCAGGCTGCGGTACCGGGGAATCACGTAGTCGTCGAGCTGTGCCAGGGTCTCCCGGATCCAGTGGCGCCCCTCTTCGGCGTCGGGCAGGGAGAGGGGCAACGCAACGCCGGCAAGTTCCTTCCGCGCAGCTTCAAGGGTGTTGACAGCATCAGCCTGGGCTTTACTGGTGACAGGACTGACCCCTGCTCTTGGCGGCTCTTCATGTGCGGTCACAGCATCATCATGCCAGCCCGCAGACTGTCAGCGGGTCAGCCGGGGCTCGACTTAATGTGAATGTCGGGTTATAGGACAAAATGCGCTTAAACCAAGAATTCCCCCGGAACCGAAGTTCCGGGGGAATTGTTTGTGACCCCAGCGGGATTCGAACCCGCGTTACCGCCGTGAGAGGGCGGCGTACTAGGCCGCTATACGATGGGGCCTTGCACTTTTTTGTCGCCGTTTCCGGCGACAAGCTGAATGAGTATTTCATACTTTCAGCTCTCTTCCAAATCGACTATGCGATGTGGAATTCCGATTTTCCGCTGCAATAACGCGGAATTTCAGAGCTGGGATACCAGGACTCGAACCTAGAATGACGGTACCAGAAACCGTAGTGTTGCCAATTACACCATATCCCAAAGTGACTTTCGGACCGGAGTTCGTTGCCGTGGTTTCCCTTGGCTTTTTCCTCCGTGCCCCTCAGCACGAGTAATGACTCTACCGGAGTCTTGTCACCCGCACAAATCGCGGGGCCGTTACCTGCATCACATGGATGTCAGGCTGCCGAGGGTGCCGAGGGTGCCGTAACGAGCAGTCTCGACAACGAATCCACCTGACGCCCATCGAACCCTTCGACCTCTTCGCCGGTCCTGTTCAGCCAGACGCCAATCAGGCCGGCCGCCGTCGCGCCATCGGCGTCAAGAAGCCGGTTGTCCCCGACATAGAGTGTTTCGCCGGGTTCTGTCGCCAGCAGCCGCACGCCCTCCAGGTAGATGGCAGGATCCGGCTTCGGCACGCCCACCGTATCCGTTCCTACCAGGATCTTGATCCTGGACAAGCCCGCCCCATCCAACTTTGCCCGCTGGTAGTCATGAACGTTATTGCTGACAGCGCCATACGGAATGTCCGCATCGTCAAGCGCATCGAGCACGCCAGCGACGTCGTCGAAAGCGCGCACATAGGCAGTTTGCCGCTGATGGTACTCAGCAACCCACGACTGCGATTCCTCACCGTCTCCGAGCTCCACGCCAAAGTGGCCCAAGGCTGCCCGGCCCCTCAAAAGGCGTTGCTCATTGAACGTCAATTCCCCAGCAAGGTAGCGGTCATAGAAATGCGTTGTTTCGTGGGTGAAGATACGGCCGAACTTCACCCACCCGGCCTGGTCAAGGCCGGGCAGGAGATGTTCGCTGACATCACGCAGAGCCGTTGTCATGGCGTACTCAAGGTCCACCAAGGTGTCGTCGATGTCGAACAGAACACCGCGGATAGTTCCGAAGGAGCTTGCAATAGCCATGACCTTTGCCGCCTAGCCCCGGAACGCGCGAACGCGGGCCAACGAGGAATCCTTACCCAGGATCACCATTGACTCGAACAGCGGCGGAGAAATGCGTCGGCCTGAAATAGCGGTACGCACCGGCCCAAAGGCAGCGCGGGGCTTAATGCCAAGGTCCTCGACCAAGGCCTGCTTGAGCGCCGTCTGAATGTTCTCAGCGGTCCAGTCCTCTATGGGCTCCAACGCAGCAAGTGCCGCGTCAAGCACTTCCTGCAGGTTCTCCGGGAGCCCCTTGTGGGCGTCGTCAGCAACATCGATCGCGTCGTCGGCCTTGAAAAGGAAGGCCAACATCTCAGGAGCTTCGCCCAACAGGGTAATACGCTCCTGAACCAGCGGAGCCGCCTCAGCGAGGATCTCCTCCTGACGAGTGGTGAGGATCTCCCCCACGAAACCTGCGGCACGGAGGTACGGGACCAGACGCTGCTTGAAATCCTCCGGCTCGAGCAGGCGCACATGGGTCCCGTTGATGGCCTCCGCCTTCTTGAGGTCGAAGCGCGCGGGGTTACCCAGGACATCGTGAATGTCGAAGTTAGCCACAAGCTGCTCAACGGAGAAGATATCCTCGTCCGCACTCAAGGACCAGCCCAGCAGGGAAAGGTAGTTGAGCAGGCCTTCAGGGATGAAGCCACGCTCGCGGTGCAGGAAGAGGCTGGATTCCGGATCCCGCTTGGAAAGCTTCTTGTTTCCCTGGCCCATGACGTAGGGCAGGTGACCGAACTCCGGCATGTACTCCGCCACTCCGATGGCATAGAGCGCCCGATACAGCGCGATCTGCCGGGGGGTGGAGCTCAGGAGGTCCTCCCCGCGAAGCACGTGCGTGATGCCCATGAGGGCATCGTCAACCGGGTTCACCAGCGTGTACAGCGGAGCACCATTGGCACGAACCACTGCAAAGTCGGGAACGGAGCCCGCCTTGAAAGTAATCTCGCCACGGACGAGGTCGTTGAAGGTCAGGTCCTCGTCCGGC
This genomic stretch from Micrococcaceae bacterium Sec5.1 harbors:
- a CDS encoding dynamin family protein, which produces MTAHEEPPRAGVSPVTSKAQADAVNTLEAARKELAGVALPLSLPDAEEGRHWIRETLAQLDDYVIPRYRSLDAPLLAVVGGSTGAGKSTLVNALVGYPVTRAGAIRPTTRQPILLHHPQDAEWFEGQRILPNLDRVRGRVSADPLPARQAGVTPDAQSIASLVLLAHDQVPRGIAILDAPDVDSISDDNRRLAGQLLAAADLWVFVTTANRYADAVPWRLLVDAASRDITVAVVLDRVPPAAEEEVTTDLKAMLDHQGLAGAELFVVQESDLDDLGMLPAEAVSGLRLWLANLAADAAGRAEVARRTLNGAVNAVSNRFERIAVAAAAQDAAAHELRSVCVHEYDDALLRILEATKDGALLRGEVLARWQDFVGTGEFFRALEQNIGRMRDRMGAFFRGEPAPAVKVETAIETGLQAVILDEAANAAENVDRRWRSDTAGRQLLGVADLSGTSPGFDAKAAAAIRSWQEGLMELIRTQGQEKRTQARWLSFGVNGLGAALMVVVFSMTAGLTGLELGIAGGTAVVGQKLLEAVFGEDAVRRLAQQARADLHTYCQRLLDEERDRFLGRLEATGLDADTVHSGMDLARHAKSLRRLAGAA
- the gltX gene encoding glutamate--tRNA ligase; its protein translation is MTTASASSAASSAIPAVNAETPVRVRFCPSPTGTPHVGLIRTALFNWAYARHTGGKLIFRIEDTDSARDSEESYHQLLDALKWLGIDWDEGVEVGGPHEPYRQSQRGDIYQDVIAKLKAGGHVYESYSTPDEIEARHRAAGRDPKLGYDGFDRHLTEEQLAQFKAEGREAVLRLRMPDEDLTFNDLVRGEITFKAGSVPDFAVVRANGAPLYTLVNPVDDALMGITHVLRGEDLLSSTPRQIALYRALYAIGVAEYMPEFGHLPYVMGQGNKKLSKRDPESSLFLHRERGFIPEGLLNYLSLLGWSLSADEDIFSVEQLVANFDIHDVLGNPARFDLKKAEAINGTHVRLLEPEDFKQRLVPYLRAAGFVGEILTTRQEEILAEAAPLVQERITLLGEAPEMLAFLFKADDAIDVADDAHKGLPENLQEVLDAALAALEPIEDWTAENIQTALKQALVEDLGIKPRAAFGPVRTAISGRRISPPLFESMVILGKDSSLARVRAFRG
- a CDS encoding HAD family hydrolase: MAIASSFGTIRGVLFDIDDTLVDLEYAMTTALRDVSEHLLPGLDQAGWVKFGRIFTHETTHFYDRYLAGELTFNEQRLLRGRAALGHFGVELGDGEESQSWVAEYHQRQTAYVRAFDDVAGVLDALDDADIPYGAVSNNVHDYQRAKLDGAGLSRIKILVGTDTVGVPKPDPAIYLEGVRLLATEPGETLYVGDNRLLDADGATAAGLIGVWLNRTGEEVEGFDGRQVDSLSRLLVTAPSAPSAA